In the genome of Microcoleus sp. FACHB-672, one region contains:
- a CDS encoding beta strand repeat-containing protein: protein MMSKTPVRVAWLIGCGICYSFNFIGIANAQITPDTTLPRNTTVTPAGNVIQIEGGTQAGSSLFHSFREFSVPTNTEAFFNNAADIQNIFSRVTGSTISNIDGLIRANGTANLFLLNPNGILFGPNARLNIGGSFMGTTANSIQFADGSEFSAVNPTAPPILTVNVPIGLQLGPNPGGIQVEGLGNQLAFDPETLATLREDRPAGLEVNAGNTLTLVGGNITLVGGNLTAESGRIELGSAAGGTVALIPTNSGWTLQYPDIQNFQDIRLSQAASISSSGTGGGDVHLMGRRITLSEGSAILADTLGDQPGGSLIVRATESVELTSSPGAFSSSLFASVDPGATGNGGKLLIETDHLSVADGAIIGADTFGSGNAGSLTIQANLVEFLAGSVVETSVYTGATGQGGNLIIQAERLLVTDGAQVLTFTLGGGDAAQMTVKAREVEVTGTSESGIFASVLAASVEPGATGNGGKLTIEAESLRITNGARVGVESLSFGNAGEVSVRANLVEVAGTSVLGSPSTLSADTTDAGLGGDLTLETARLIVRDGGQIATGTLGSRAGGNLNIKASESVEVSGSVPAVPPIKRDFFRDESGQHFPSGLFASSQGTGDAGNLILETQRLIVGDGAQVSVSSNQTGGAGNLNLNADQIRLDRGILSAAAAQGNQGNMTLNASDIQLQRGSQITTNATGTATGGNITINADTLAALGNSDITANATGSFGGQVIINAQGIFGTEFRPTLTIQSDITATSSLGAQFSGTVQLNTPDVDPASGVVELAQKPVDPSTQIAAGCTAARGSSFTDTGHGGLPADPTQTLRGTARWQDLRPLEAVGQIVGESERGGERETGISQFSVANPQPPIIEATGWIINNKGQMELVAKAPNLTFSSSWNQSAGCDNSATPLN from the coding sequence ATGATGTCAAAAACCCCAGTTCGCGTGGCCTGGTTAATTGGCTGTGGGATCTGTTATAGCTTCAATTTCATCGGCATCGCCAACGCTCAAATTACCCCAGATACAACTCTGCCGCGTAACACAACGGTTACCCCAGCCGGCAATGTCATCCAGATTGAAGGCGGAACCCAAGCCGGCAGCAGTTTATTCCACAGTTTCCGAGAATTTTCTGTTCCGACAAATACCGAAGCATTCTTTAACAATGCAGCCGATATTCAAAATATCTTCAGTCGCGTCACCGGCAGCACAATTTCCAACATTGATGGTTTAATTCGCGCTAACGGGACAGCTAACCTGTTTCTGCTTAACCCAAATGGCATCCTGTTTGGCCCCAATGCCCGGTTAAACATCGGGGGTTCCTTTATGGGGACAACGGCAAACAGTATTCAATTTGCCGATGGCAGCGAATTCAGTGCGGTTAATCCCACTGCCCCACCGATATTGACCGTGAATGTCCCGATTGGCTTACAATTAGGGCCAAATCCAGGCGGAATTCAAGTCGAAGGGTTGGGGAATCAACTTGCATTTGATCCAGAAACTTTAGCAACCCTTCGAGAAGATAGACCGGCTGGACTTGAAGTGAATGCCGGCAATACCTTAACCCTGGTTGGCGGTAATATTACACTTGTTGGCGGCAATTTAACCGCAGAATCTGGGCGAATTGAACTGGGAAGCGCTGCCGGTGGAACCGTCGCCCTCATACCCACGAATTCAGGCTGGACGCTTCAGTATCCAGATATTCAAAATTTTCAAGATATCCGTCTTTCTCAAGCGGCTTCCATTAGTAGCAGTGGCACCGGCGGCGGCGACGTTCACCTCATGGGCCGGCGCATTACGCTGAGTGAAGGTTCAGCCATTTTAGCCGATACCTTGGGCGACCAACCCGGAGGCAGCCTGATTGTTCGTGCCACCGAATCCGTTGAATTAACCAGTAGTCCCGGTGCATTTTCCAGCAGTCTCTTTGCCAGCGTTGACCCCGGCGCAACCGGCAATGGCGGCAAGTTGCTCATCGAAACCGATCACTTGAGTGTTGCAGATGGCGCGATTATTGGAGCAGATACCTTTGGATCTGGCAACGCCGGCAGTTTAACGATCCAAGCAAATTTAGTAGAATTCCTGGCCGGCAGCGTGGTAGAAACTTCTGTGTATACAGGAGCCACAGGTCAGGGCGGAAACTTAATTATTCAAGCGGAGCGCTTGTTAGTAACAGATGGGGCACAAGTTTTAACCTTTACCCTAGGTGGCGGTGATGCCGCCCAAATGACGGTAAAAGCCAGAGAAGTTGAAGTCACTGGCACTTCAGAATCTGGAATATTTGCCAGCGTTTTAGCCGCCTCTGTCGAACCGGGGGCAACTGGCAACGGCGGTAAACTCACCATCGAAGCCGAAAGCTTGCGAATCACCAATGGTGCGCGGGTGGGCGTTGAAAGCCTAAGTTTTGGTAATGCCGGGGAAGTCAGCGTGCGGGCAAATCTGGTTGAAGTTGCCGGTACTTCAGTCTTGGGAAGTCCGAGCACATTATCCGCTGACACCACAGATGCCGGTTTGGGAGGTGACTTAACCCTGGAAACGGCAAGGCTGATCGTCCGGGATGGCGGACAGATCGCCACGGGCACCTTGGGCAGCCGTGCGGGGGGGAACCTGAATATTAAAGCCTCTGAGTCTGTTGAAGTGAGCGGGTCAGTGCCGGCAGTTCCTCCCATCAAGCGCGACTTTTTCCGCGATGAGTCAGGACAGCATTTTCCCAGCGGGTTATTTGCCAGTTCTCAGGGAACTGGAGATGCCGGCAACTTAATCCTTGAGACACAGCGGCTGATCGTTGGTGATGGGGCGCAAGTCTCCGTCAGTTCCAATCAAACGGGGGGTGCCGGCAACCTTAATCTGAATGCCGACCAGATCCGCCTTGATCGAGGAATACTCAGCGCCGCCGCCGCCCAAGGAAATCAAGGTAACATGACCCTCAACGCCTCTGATATTCAACTACAGCGCGGCAGCCAAATCACCACAAACGCCACCGGCACCGCCACCGGCGGCAATATTACCATCAATGCCGATACCTTAGCTGCCTTGGGAAATAGCGATATCACTGCCAATGCCACCGGCAGCTTTGGCGGTCAGGTTATTATCAATGCACAAGGCATTTTTGGCACAGAATTTCGGCCAACGCTGACGATCCAGAGTGATATTACTGCCACCTCCAGCCTCGGCGCACAGTTTAGCGGCACTGTACAACTGAATACCCCCGATGTCGATCCGGCTTCAGGTGTGGTTGAGTTAGCCCAAAAGCCGGTTGATCCGAGCACTCAAATTGCTGCCGGTTGCACAGCAGCTAGAGGCAGTAGCTTCACCGATACCGGACACGGCGGTTTGCCGGCTGATCCCACTCAAACCCTCAGAGGAACAGCACGTTGGCAGGATCTGCGTCCCCTAGAAGCTGTTGGGCAGATTGTAGGGGAGAGCGAAAGAGGGGGAGAAAGGGAGACGGGGATTTCCCAATTTTCAGTTGCCAACCCCCAGCCCCCAATTATTGAAGCAACTGGATGGATTATCAATAACAAAGGTCAGATGGAGCTGGTAGCAAAGGCTCCCAATCTCACTTTTTCTAGTTCTTGGAATCAGTCGGCTGGTTGTGACAATTCAGCAACTCCTCTGAATTAG
- a CDS encoding M16 family metallopeptidase, producing MQSFQNRTVHRTVLNNGMVVLLVENPAADIIASRIFVRAGSRCEPRHQAGLAHLLAAVLTKGTSRLSSLEIAEQVESVGASLGADATPDYFLLSLKTVSSDFAQMLDLAGQLLRAPTFPEAEVELEQCLTLQGIRSQQEQPFAIAFEQLRQAMYPDHPYAFSSLGTEATVSQLTCDDLHHYHQTYFRPDNVVISLAGRIAPEYALELISEVFGDWQAPATPLPALVLPVPNPKPQQIVTPLQTQQSIVMLGYLAPSVRCAETTEAPENSSEPLNFPTTKAVSADYAALKLLNTYLGNGLSSRLFVELREKRGLAYEVSALYPTRLDTSQFAVYMGTAPDNTATALAGLRTEVERLCNVVLSDEELQAAKNKLLGQYALGKQTNAQLAQVFGWYETLGLGIEFDSSFTAAISAVTAPVAQQAACRYFSEPFISLVGPAAAVTQVPVVALS from the coding sequence ATGCAATCTTTTCAGAACCGGACTGTTCATCGCACTGTTCTCAACAATGGGATGGTAGTGCTATTGGTAGAAAATCCCGCTGCCGATATTATTGCCTCTCGGATTTTTGTCCGCGCCGGCAGCCGGTGCGAACCCAGACATCAAGCGGGGCTAGCTCACCTACTCGCAGCAGTTCTGACAAAAGGAACTAGCCGGCTTTCTTCCCTAGAAATTGCTGAGCAGGTAGAGTCTGTTGGAGCGAGTCTGGGTGCAGATGCCACCCCAGATTATTTCTTGCTAAGTCTGAAAACCGTTTCCTCTGACTTTGCTCAGATGCTCGACTTGGCGGGGCAACTGCTGAGAGCGCCAACTTTCCCAGAAGCAGAGGTGGAACTGGAACAATGCCTCACACTTCAAGGCATTCGCTCTCAGCAGGAACAGCCGTTTGCGATCGCATTCGAGCAGCTGCGGCAAGCCATGTACCCGGATCATCCCTATGCCTTCTCTAGCCTGGGAACCGAAGCCACGGTTTCTCAACTGACGTGCGACGATCTGCACCACTATCACCAAACGTATTTCCGCCCAGATAATGTAGTTATTAGTTTGGCCGGTCGGATTGCGCCAGAATACGCCCTGGAACTAATCAGTGAAGTGTTTGGAGATTGGCAAGCACCGGCAACGCCTCTGCCGGCTCTGGTGCTGCCGGTGCCGAACCCTAAACCTCAGCAAATTGTCACTCCCCTCCAGACGCAGCAATCGATTGTTATGCTGGGCTATCTCGCGCCTTCTGTACGGTGTGCAGAAACCACAGAAGCGCCCGAAAATTCAAGTGAACCTTTAAACTTCCCCACCACCAAAGCAGTCAGCGCCGATTATGCAGCGCTGAAGCTCCTGAATACTTACTTAGGAAATGGTCTCTCCAGCCGGCTGTTTGTGGAATTGCGAGAGAAGCGCGGCTTGGCTTACGAAGTTTCGGCACTGTATCCTACGCGTCTGGATACGTCCCAGTTTGCGGTTTACATGGGCACTGCACCCGACAACACTGCAACAGCGCTAGCCGGCTTGCGGACAGAAGTAGAGCGCCTCTGCAACGTGGTACTCAGTGATGAAGAATTACAAGCAGCAAAGAATAAGTTGCTGGGGCAGTACGCTTTAGGTAAACAAACCAACGCTCAACTCGCTCAGGTGTTTGGCTGGTACGAGACGTTAGGGCTGGGAATTGAATTCGATTCGAGTTTTACCGCAGCGATTAGTGCGGTGACGGCACCTGTGGCTCAGCAAGCGGCTTGCCGATATTTCAGTGAACCTTTTATCTCTTTGGTCGGGCCGGCTGCTGCGGTGACTCAAGTGCCGGTTGTGGCCCTTTCCTAG
- a CDS encoding filamentous hemagglutinin N-terminal domain-containing protein, with protein sequence MNSAVCLSLIAAGTVNAQIIPDTTLPNNSNVNAAGNTIQIEGGTQVGNNLFHSFREFSVPTNREAVFNNSSTIKNIFSRVTGSTISNIDGLIRANGTANLFLLNPNGMIFGPNAKLDIGGSFIGTTANSLLFAGGTSFSAINPQAPPLLTVNVPIGLQVGENSGDIVVLGAGRSLSFSLETGLEREAPMTSLSVKAGQTLALVGGNIHLEGGNLIAPAGTINLLALSNGEIAINSNASQITLTPETSAQFKDIRLTQSASVDTSGDPAGLLQFQARRLTLENGSVIFSINEGSELAKSLTFNISESVELIGRTPDGKFPSSIISWTKASGGGGELSINTNQLMLRDSSGILSATDATGNAGNINLQAKQVSLGGLSTNGGSLTAIQSNPWPTSTGNGANVTIAAEQLTVENGAVISVSTFGAGQGGNINIQAEQVKIRGRSINGQIRSGLYARTTLNNATALTGDAGTVSVAADSLSLSDGAAINVASLGTGEAGNIELNANTVELNNDALITATRRAGQQGNIRIRAQNLKLRQESLITTNASSTIVTDSGQEIPTNAEEVNGGNIAIKTDNLVALENSDISANAETSFGGGVTINASGIFGTEFRPTQTPNSDITATSQLGAQFTGIVQINTPDVDPASGVVELQESLADPSTQIATGCVTSNSEFTLTGRGGLPSDPTQTLAGMAIWRDLRPVGIEGSNTAAARAQAGSIDVLVPKPHLPIIEATGWVRNHQGQVELVAKAPNVSFSSPWNPLAQCHN encoded by the coding sequence ATGAACAGTGCTGTCTGTTTGAGCTTGATAGCAGCCGGCACTGTTAACGCTCAAATTATCCCAGATACAACACTGCCAAATAACAGCAACGTCAACGCTGCCGGCAACACAATTCAAATTGAAGGCGGAACCCAAGTCGGCAACAATTTATTTCACAGCTTCCGGGAATTTTCTGTTCCGACAAATCGCGAAGCTGTTTTTAACAACTCCTCTACAATTAAAAATATTTTCAGCCGCGTCACCGGCAGCACAATCTCTAATATTGACGGATTAATTCGCGCCAACGGAACGGCTAATTTATTTCTGCTCAATCCCAATGGCATGATTTTTGGCCCGAATGCCAAGCTTGATATTGGGGGATCTTTTATTGGAACAACGGCGAACAGTCTTCTATTTGCCGGCGGTACTTCCTTCAGCGCGATCAATCCCCAAGCGCCTCCTTTATTAACTGTTAATGTACCCATTGGGTTGCAAGTGGGTGAAAATTCAGGAGATATTGTTGTTCTAGGTGCCGGTCGCTCTTTAAGTTTTAGTTTAGAAACTGGATTAGAACGAGAAGCCCCAATGACCTCTTTAAGTGTCAAAGCCGGTCAAACCTTAGCCTTAGTTGGGGGAAATATTCATCTAGAAGGTGGAAATTTAATCGCCCCCGCCGGCACGATTAATTTACTCGCTTTATCGAATGGCGAAATTGCCATTAATTCTAATGCTTCTCAAATTACCTTAACGCCTGAAACATCTGCCCAATTTAAGGATATCCGCCTAACTCAATCGGCTTCAGTTGATACCAGTGGCGATCCAGCCGGCTTGCTTCAATTTCAGGCGCGACGACTCACACTTGAAAACGGTTCAGTCATCTTTTCCATTAACGAAGGATCAGAATTAGCTAAAAGTTTAACCTTTAATATTTCCGAGTCAGTTGAATTAATTGGCAGAACTCCGGATGGAAAGTTTCCCAGCAGCATTATTTCTTGGACAAAAGCAAGCGGCGGCGGGGGCGAATTAAGCATTAACACCAATCAATTGATGCTCAGAGATAGTAGCGGGATACTTTCTGCCACAGACGCCACCGGCAATGCGGGTAATATTAATCTTCAAGCAAAGCAAGTTAGCTTAGGCGGACTGTCAACGAATGGGGGAAGTTTAACCGCTATTCAGTCGAATCCGTGGCCAACTTCAACAGGAAATGGAGCGAATGTCACAATAGCTGCTGAACAACTAACCGTGGAAAATGGAGCAGTGATTTCCGTATCAACTTTTGGTGCCGGCCAAGGTGGCAATATTAATATTCAAGCAGAACAGGTAAAGATTCGAGGTCGCTCTATAAACGGTCAAATTCGCAGTGGATTGTATGCGCGGACAACTCTGAATAATGCGACAGCATTAACAGGAGATGCCGGCACCGTTTCCGTAGCAGCCGATAGCTTAAGTCTTAGTGATGGGGCAGCAATTAATGTAGCAAGTTTAGGAACCGGAGAAGCCGGCAATATTGAACTCAATGCTAATACCGTAGAACTCAATAACGACGCTCTGATTACAGCCACCCGACGAGCCGGCCAGCAAGGTAATATTAGAATTCGCGCTCAAAATTTAAAATTACGTCAAGAAAGCCTAATTACAACCAATGCTAGCAGTACAATTGTTACCGATTCTGGGCAAGAAATTCCCACCAATGCGGAAGAGGTAAATGGCGGTAATATTGCCATCAAAACAGATAACTTAGTTGCCCTAGAAAATAGTGACATTAGTGCCAATGCAGAAACAAGTTTTGGTGGAGGAGTTACTATCAATGCTAGCGGCATTTTTGGCACAGAGTTTCGACCAACGCAAACCCCCAACAGCGATATCACTGCCACTTCCCAACTCGGCGCACAATTTACCGGCATTGTACAAATCAATACCCCCGATGTCGATCCGGCTTCAGGTGTGGTTGAGTTGCAAGAAAGTCTCGCTGATCCCAGCACTCAAATTGCCACCGGCTGTGTCACCTCCAACAGTGAATTTACCCTCACAGGACGCGGCGGCTTACCTTCTGATCCGACTCAAACACTGGCAGGCATGGCAATCTGGCGAGATTTACGCCCGGTTGGGATTGAGGGCAGCAATACAGCAGCAGCCAGGGCGCAAGCCGGTTCAATAGATGTCCTAGTCCCTAAGCCCCATCTCCCAATCATCGAAGCCACGGGATGGGTTAGAAATCATCAAGGACAGGTTGAATTAGTGGCAAAAGCTCCCAATGTTAGTTTTTCGAGTCCTTGGAATCCGTTGGCTCAGTGCCATAATTAA
- a CDS encoding M16 family metallopeptidase, whose translation MLQLRTLSGFPAEILRLENGLTVIHQSVPATPVAVVDVWVRAGAMAEPAQWSGMAHFLEHMIFKGTDLMPPGVFDCVIENRGGMTNAATSHDYAHFFTLTAAEYLKDTLPALAELILHAAIPDDEFVRERDVVLEEIRQTADNPDWLAFQALMEIVYPRHPYGRPILGTEAKLMQHSPQEMRSFHRTHYQPENMAVVIVGDVELEPALELVNQAFEKFPVPEKCPKIQTEAEPPMIEIRRRELYVPRLEQARLIMAWTGPGVDQLQDAYGLDLLSVLLGEGRTSRLVRDLREERRCVQGVNCSFSLQQESSLLTISAWLDPKNVESVEALICEHLMQLQAKPISEAELARCKRLLCNDYAFSTETPIQLAGLYGYYHTIARSEMSVTYPTKIQSYQAKDLQRLAAQYLSPYYYAVTVLKPL comes from the coding sequence TTGCTTCAATTGAGGACTCTATCAGGGTTCCCAGCCGAAATCTTGAGGCTGGAAAACGGCTTAACAGTGATTCACCAATCGGTTCCGGCCACACCTGTGGCTGTTGTAGATGTTTGGGTCAGAGCCGGCGCAATGGCAGAACCGGCGCAATGGTCTGGAATGGCGCACTTTTTAGAACACATGATCTTTAAAGGCACCGATCTGATGCCGCCTGGGGTATTTGATTGCGTAATCGAAAATCGGGGCGGAATGACAAATGCGGCCACGAGTCACGACTACGCACATTTCTTCACGCTCACAGCAGCCGAGTATTTAAAAGATACCCTGCCGGCTTTGGCAGAACTTATTTTACACGCCGCTATCCCAGACGATGAATTTGTCCGCGAGCGCGATGTCGTGTTAGAGGAAATCCGTCAAACTGCTGATAACCCGGACTGGTTAGCCTTTCAAGCCCTGATGGAGATTGTTTACCCTCGCCACCCCTACGGACGGCCAATCCTGGGAACTGAGGCTAAATTGATGCAGCATTCACCCCAGGAAATGCGGAGTTTCCACCGAACGCACTATCAACCAGAAAACATGGCTGTCGTGATAGTCGGTGATGTGGAGTTGGAACCGGCCCTGGAATTAGTGAATCAAGCCTTTGAGAAATTTCCCGTCCCAGAAAAATGTCCCAAAATCCAAACCGAAGCTGAACCGCCGATGATCGAAATCCGCCGGCGGGAACTGTATGTTCCCCGGTTGGAACAGGCGCGGCTAATTATGGCTTGGACAGGACCAGGGGTCGATCAGTTACAAGATGCTTACGGATTAGATTTACTCTCGGTGCTGCTAGGAGAAGGGCGAACCTCTCGCTTAGTCCGGGACTTGCGGGAAGAGAGGCGATGCGTTCAAGGGGTTAACTGTAGTTTCTCCCTACAACAGGAATCGAGTTTGTTAACGATCAGTGCCTGGTTAGATCCAAAAAATGTGGAGTCGGTGGAAGCATTGATTTGCGAGCATCTCATGCAATTGCAAGCAAAACCAATTTCTGAAGCAGAACTCGCTCGCTGCAAACGCTTGCTGTGTAATGACTATGCCTTTTCAACAGAAACCCCGATTCAGCTAGCCGGTTTATACGGTTATTACCATACCATTGCCCGCTCGGAAATGTCTGTGACGTATCCGACAAAAATTCAGTCCTATCAAGCCAAAGATTTACAGCGTTTAGCCGCTCAGTATCTCTCCCCCTACTACTACGCAGTTACGGTGCTTAAACCTCTTTAA